One window of the Falco biarmicus isolate bFalBia1 chromosome Z, bFalBia1.pri, whole genome shotgun sequence genome contains the following:
- the GNG10 gene encoding guanine nucleotide-binding protein G(I)/G(S)/G(O) subunit gamma-10, producing the protein MSSGGSLSTMQRLVEQLKLEAAVERIKVSQAAAELQQYCMQNACKDALLVGVPAGSNPFREPRSCALL; encoded by the exons ATGTCGTCGGGCGGCAGCCTGAGCACCATGCAGCGGCTGGTGGAGCAGCTGAAGCTGGAGGCGGCCGTGGAGCGGATCAAG gtCTCTCAGGCAGCTGCCGAACTCCAGCAGTACTGTATGCAAAATGCCTGCAAAGATGCCTTGCTTGTCGGGGTTCCTGCAGGGAGCAATCCCTTTCGAGAACCCCGATCCTGTGCTCTACTCTGA